In Neofelis nebulosa isolate mNeoNeb1 chromosome 13, mNeoNeb1.pri, whole genome shotgun sequence, the genomic stretch GTTGACTTGAAAGTTGTATCAGCTCTAACCAAATGTTGGCTGGTAGCATAAATTGGCTCTCAATGTTAAAAAGTGATCTGCTTCTCATATAGCTGGTAAGACCATGTAGGCATTTCAAGGCTTAGCAGTACTTTATGAGCCATAACTTACCTTTATAGACTGGCACTGGTATAGGAATCGGGCTCCTGACACATGAGCTTGTGGGTTGGACTGGAGGCCTGTATATGCCCACAATACCTGGATCTCCAAGGAAACTGGTATGACACAGCAGGAAGTACAATGCATAGCCTGTAGAAGGGTAAAGAAGCATCTGCTTGAATTGCTGATGGTTGCCTACAGTCAGTTACCATGCATTAAGTAGccattgtttcttaaaaattatacacaacAAAGGAGGTAATAGGACttagagaaagaacacaaaagtTCACAATAGACCCTACTATTGTCCttgatcttaaaaaaattaatattctaaaatggaaatgactAATATAGAGATTAATAAAATGTGAACCCACGTACAAGGGTTATAAGAAGTGCTCAGTAGCGGTGCATAGTCAGTGCTATGGACTGCCCAAAAAAGGCCGTTTCTGGCTGAGGATGGCTTCACGGGACTGGGATGAGTAATGTGTGACTGGAAGAAATGGTGATTAAAGGAAAATTCAGGTAGAGAGATGGCACATAAAGAGGTGTggaactaggggtgcctgggtggctcagtcggttgatcgtctgactttggctcaggtcatgatctcacggttcatgggttcgagccccgcatcaggctctgtgctgacagctctgagcctggagcctgtttcagattccgtgtctccctctctctctgcccctcccccactcatgctctgtctccttctgtctcaaaaataaacattaaaaaaaaataaaaaaaaaaaagaggtgtggAACTAGACCAGCACATGATGTCACGGAGGGATATTCACTGATTAATTTGAATAATAGTTACTGAGTgtcttctatgtgccaggcatgatgGAGGCACTGGCCTTGAGCAGACCACTTGACTAAAGCAAGGGATTTGTACCCAGAGCAGTGAAAGGTAAAGGAAGACATTTCAGGGTTAGATTATGAAGCCCAACTCCAGGAAGATTAATTCCAAGAGGTAAGAAGGATTGCCGGAAGTGAGGACATCAATCAGGAGGTTACTATAACCTAGCAGACACAAGGCACTATCCTCAAATATGCCTTGTGCTTTCCTAGCTTCATACCTTTTTAGAGTAAGGCTCGGACACTGGCAATAATAATACAGGAatggggggagacagacagaccataTTTAAGCTTACTTTATTCAGTAACTAacaaactgtttcccaaagtgacTGCATCATTTGCAGTCCCATCAATAATGTCCGAGGGTTCCAGTTTCcacacacccttgccaacactcaTTAGTGTCTCTCTTTTAAGAATAGCCATCCTCATGGGCGTGAAGTAGTATCTCGTtgtaattttgcattttcttaatggctAACAATGTTGAGTCTTTCATGTGTTTgtcccaaatattttaaaacatctttcttttcatttattctacaTTAGGAATATTTTCCTATGTTGTCAAATGTTCttcaaaaatgtgatttaaaaatacaaattggaggcttaaggcaaaaaaaaaaataataaagagtagtTCCAGTATAATCTGAACCTTGTCACTAACCATCCTCTTCCTGTTCTCAGCTACAATCACCCCAAACCACACTTCCTCTGTAGGGCTCTGTGGGAGATTTACAAGAACTCGATTTGACTTCAGTTGCCCAAAGCCTGGATCGAGTACACGTGTTTACTTACcccaagactttttaaaaggaaagaagtatATAAGGAATAAAGTCATAATAGTGCtgcagaagagaaaagggaactttcAAAATAATCTCTAAAGAGAAAGGCATTTCAAAGTCTGAACCAAAactgaaaggttaaaaaaagtaaattgatatctttcacaatataaaaaaaaaaaaaataccagaaacaaagtcaaaagacaaatgacaaactgggaaaaaatatctgcaaatcataccAAAAGAGTTCATTTCTCAAATTTGCAAAGATTTCCTATAAGCCATAACACAGTAATTCAATAAAAATGGACAAGGAATATAGATAGAAAATagtgaataaaatacaaattgttCAACCATATATCAAAATACTCAACCTTACTCacagtgagagaaaaataaaactacactgagatactaATTTTCACTTacgaaaaaagattaaaaatttttatgacatAGTATTAAAGAGGCTTAGGGGAAAAAAGCAGTGTCACAGATGAATGATGGGACTGTAAATTCGTGCAACCTGTATGGGGAATaaattgataatatttattaaaattttaaatgcatatacctttgatctagcaattctacttctagaagtTGTCATATAGGTTTATTCTCTCATGTATGAAATGTTGCCTGAACCAGGATACAAAATGCTGCATTGTGTATAACagcaaaagactgaaaacaactTGAATGCCTACCAAAAACTCtgcataaataaattatggttcgtccatgtaatggaatattatgcagccatactGTGCAAAGAATGAGGAAGTACATTATGTACTGATATGGAACACACTCTATGATCAAGTGAGAAAAGCAAGGTGTAGGGTAGTGTCTACAATGTTATATCATGTGGATAAAAAAAGTACAAGAGTATATACTTGTGTGAGCATATGCAGTatctgtggaaggaaagaaactaGTAATTTCAGTTGCTTCTGTGGAAGGGAAGAGCTGTCTGAgacacagatttttattttgtactttttgaatttttaGCCAAGTATATGTATTActtatacagaaaaataaacaaaattttaatatatatattttaatacttattcatttttttgagagagagaaagagacagagcatgagtgggggagggggagagacaggatggagacacagaatctgaagcaggctccaggctctgagctgtcagcacagagtccattgtggggcttgaactcacagaccgtgagatcatgccctgagccgaagtcggagacttaactgactgagccacttgggtgccccaacaatttaaaattttaaaagagaagaaaagaaaattaaaggtacAGCTGAGACTAAAGTGAGAAGATAGGGGGTTaggcaaaagaggaagaagacagaataGTATAGCAGATTTACTTATGTCACTTGAGCTGGAGCCCAGAAACACACTTGCTGGCACTGATCTAGTGGGCCACCAGGAAAAGTGCAAACAGAAACAGTTTGTTAAGTGAGTTTCCTTCTAGGGAAGGGGGTGTTGGGGTTTTCACTCTTCATTGAATACCATTATATACATGGTTTGAATTTTTAAcctattaatgtatttttattaaatataaatatgtaaacttttgtaacagaaagaaaacacaatttcaACCTCAAAGAACCTGTGTTGATCAAACATTCAAGAATATAAGagaatatctgaaatatatactTTCTCTTACCATAAGTAAGGTTGATTTTGAACAACAGGACAATCTCTAGATTTTCTACCttcaaatttttttccaagtaaggAAAGTAAGTTAGGTATAAACCTAACCTGAAATAATAACttcaaatggcatgattttttGTAGTCTTCCTTTTGTGACAACCACATTATCTTCCTTCTATGAGGGTCACATCATCTATGGAAACAGGgctggttttaattttaatatccaCAATTTTCAAACAAAAGGGGAAAGTGAGTTTCTGTGAGAACGTGTATTTCTCTCCTTACTGAAACACTGCAGTTCCTGCTGAGAATCCTTGTCCACTCTCTCTTTTGGGCTGGGTCAGCATTACCAAAGATGGCAACATGTTCTGGGCTGGTTTTTCCATGAAGAGTCTGATAAATTTCCTGCTGTAAGTGGCTGCAGTCCACCTTTTTCTGCCTGAAATGAAACACCATGGAGGCTGGAGTTCAATGCTAACATATTGATccaaacgttaaaaataatattataggagcacctgggtggctcagttagttaagtgtcctacttcagctcaggtcatgatctcactgttcatgggttcaagcgccACATCCGTTCTgagctgacaggtcagagcctggagcctgctttggattctgtgtctccctctctctctctgcccctcccccgcttacactctgtctcttaaaaataaataaatgttaaaaaaattttttttaaatattacaaaataaattggAAGAAATAATCCTTATTAGTAGGTATAAGACACTGTTAGAAAACTTTTAGCAATATTACTATTATATAGATTATAAAACTACTCCTAACTAGCattgtcattcaaaatataaaagttgTCCTTATCAACATATTCCCTACAGAGAGAGGCAAAATTGTGGGAAATGATGTGGAAGCAAAGAATTACCTGAGCTTGCATCCAGATATTGCATTCACTCCAAATTGCACTTCATGTTTTTTAACAGAGCAGATTCCATCACCCTGGCTCTGCAAGAGGGTCATCTGAGGTGGAAAGTGATGGTCAAGGAGAgtgtaacagaagaaaaagaaggcagatTGGAAAATTTATGCTCTTATTATTCCTTTAACACTATATTTTACTATTATCATAACATTGTTTGAgttacaaatttgttttttccctctagtagttaaaaaacacaagagacaattactattttcccccaaatgtctAACCACACACCAGTATATAActatttccttaaaaacaaataccTTCAGCTTTTGGTAGCAACGACTTTGAGAATATAATGTATTAATGGTTTGGTAAAGGAAGTCCTGAATACCTAAAAAAATCAGGGGACTTCAGAATTGGCAAACCCAAAAGATCAGCAGCTGCAGCTTTTCTGCAAGAGACTACCCAAGTCCCAAAAAGGATACAGAGTGACTTTTATCACCAGTTAGGGCCAAAAGTGGCTTCCCAACAATATAGCCAGGATTTCCACTTCTAGGACCAGTAAGAGAAGCAGCTGTGCTCTGTTGAAAAGCCTGCACAAAGAGCGAAGAAAAGTCACTTGCACAAAAAAGCATGCTCCACTGTGTGGCTTCATACCCTTCTCTATGGCATTGCAGTAACTTAGCAGCACTGAACAATCTGGCTCCCTCACACAGTGGAGCATTTTGCAGAAATTTCTACTCCCCAAcgtcttttactttttcattcacTAAAACAGGTCCCAAGTGATCTGCATATTGAAATTCACTGTATGCTACTCCTACCAAGGATTACAACCAAGGATCTACCAAccttttgtttctcaaaaactTCTATCAGTTAAGGAATTTAAACTTAATTTAGAAATATCTTTTAATTAATATAGACGTTCCAGTGATAAACTGTGAGAGACATGAGACTTGGTTGATCATTTGAGGCAGAGTTGAGAAGAAACCAGATTCTGCTGGGGtcaaaagaaagtagaaaaaggcaaaagagtgggtgatgggcattgaggagggcacctgctgggatgagcactgggtgttgtatggaaaccaatttgacaataaattatatttaatataatttataaattataaatttatagaaGAAGAAAGCCAAAAGATCGTGATCAAGATTGGAAAATTAGATTAAGtgggaaatgaataaaatgctaAATGCCATCACATAATAATTTGACatgtttataaatacatacaggCAAAAATTCATTATAAGCACCTAAATAGTATAGAAATATaaagagtaaaagtaaaaagcaaacaaaaacttgcCAAATGCCCAGATATATGAGAAAAGCTAGCTAAAGAATTTCTGTGGGAGGTTGGCTGAGTTTATGATTCAaagtgactatttaaaaaaaagagtttgggggcgcctgggtggctcggtcggttaagcgtccgacttcggctcaggtcatgatctcacggtctgtgagttcgagccccgcgtcaggctctgtgctgactgctcagagcctggagcctgtttcagattctgtgtctccttctctctctgcccctcccctgttcatgctctgtctctttctgtctcaaaaataaataaacgttaaaaaaaatttttttaaataaaaaaaaaaaataaataaaataaaataaataaaaattaaaaaagagtttgGATTTGAGACTAAACTCCTGCTTCATTGGGGCCAGATAGAGAGTCACAGAAACTTTACTGGATAAATGTTGTTGAATCTCTATCACTTGCAGTTAAATTATGGAATAGCAAATGTTGAGGCCTCAGTTGACAGACTGAACTAGGCCTTCATATTCTTAATCTATTTTGCATGCATCAGAGAAGCCCAGGAACTATTTCTAACCCAGTATTTCTTGCCCTCTCAATCCACTATAGAAGAAGGGCCCTAACCCTGAAGCGAATGAGGAAATGTTGCTGTAAGGAAGTGTCTGGCTCCACAGTCAGGTTGGTTTGTCCAAAACTGACAGAGACTTTCTGGATTCCAAAAGTCCCATTGGTCTCTATCTCATAGATGACCtgaaatacaaaagtaaaatcaattaataaaatttatttattcactcatttattcatctattttgagagtgcatgtgtgagaggggaaggggtagaggaaggagaggaaatctcaagcaggctccatacccagtgtggagcctgatgtggggctcaatctcatgaccatgagatcatgacctgagccaagagttgatcgcttaaccaactgagccaaccaggtacccctaaaaattatttaatgggCCAATTATACAGAagattttctgtctttaagagttTTATTATAACTAAATGAGTGTACAGCATAGTGAATACAGTTAACAgtagtatatttatatttgaatgttgctgagagtagatcttaagttctcattgcaggaaaaaaatgtgtaactatgGTAATGAATATCAACTAAACTCAACTGGTGATCATTtcactatatgtgtgtgtgtgtgtgtgtgtatgaaattatCATGtggtgtaaatatatatatatatatatatatatatatatatatatatatatatgaaattaccACCTTGtgtacctaaaactaatacagtgtAACATATGAAATTATCATGtggtatacctaaaactaatacaatgtaatatgtcaattatatctcaataaaagaaataactgaaCGAGGGAAACTAAACAAGTAATCTTAAAAATGCTAAACACAAATACCATGAAAAGATAAAGTAGACTTCATATTATATCTACATATGCAAAAAGATACTGGATCTTTGAAAGGGTTTTGAAAGGGTTTGAAAGGGTTTGAAAACTCTTTGACAGGGTTCATGGGAGAAGTGAGTTTATGGTAAGGAtcgaaaggaaagaaaaatgagttctGATTGTGTGCAGAGAAGATGAGTAGAGAGGGGAGCATGGAATGGACACCAGGTTTACTTGATTCTCCCAATGTCTGAGGATGAATGAAGATAGTAGCTGGAAATGGAAGTCATAAGCAATTGAAGATAACCTTAGATTTCTGAGAAGACTTTAAAATGATGATTAAGACAATTCTTCCTTCTGTAGCTTGATTAAAAGGGAGAATAGAGGAAAAGAAGTGGACTCCTCTATTTCAGATTTTCAGATGATACTAGTTTTTTTCAggagaagaaaatgtggtatgaaCTATAATAAACTGCCAATAGGTAAAGATAGAAAAGTCAGAAGTAATCTTAGTCTTTTGGGTGTGAAATATGGGAGAAAGGCAGCAATGGAAACTGAAACATGGTAGGAGGAAGGTGATGGGCTCAGCTTTTGACATGTTAAGTTCCATGCACAAAAATTCCTGTGGGGTTGGTCTGGTACTTAATGGAAGATGAGGCACCTCTGGTAATGCTGATCAACAACCAACAAACAGTCCAGAATCTGAGATCAGCGTCCTTACCTGGGAAACCACATTCTGACAAATGTTTCCAGACAAGAGAGGAGAACCAGCCTGTGAGACAAGGGTTACAGGAACCTGGAACTAGCAAGGAGAAGAAGTGAATCAACTGAGATTGAAAGCAGTATTTTCTCTTCTAGCTACATATTATATTGAAatgagtatttttcatttttgatcaccaccttcctctctccttcccattgCCAGCCTACAActtaagataaagaaaaaatcattttaaatcagCACTTCTCAAAACATATTTCTCAGGTCCTTAATTTTACTGGATATAAAATAAAGGTTCTATGGTCGAATAAATTTTAGGAATACTATATCTGGTATTCCCCTTAGAGAGTACCAGGGTCCTGTAGCACATTAAAGACTCCAAGAAGACCCCTCTAAATATAATGTTTAACTTTACTTAACCCAATGTTTCTGAAACTTATCTAACACcttgtgaatttttatttcacgTGATGCTTATTAATCATAAAGAACTTACATGGGAAAATGTTTTACGTCCACACCTAATAGTTTGATACATCACACACAGATTTCCTTTCACAACTACAATCTAGACTGAAACTGCCTCAGATGCAAATGGACCAAAGAGTCTCcttattttttcctgataaaCAACGTCATACCTTCGTATTCTGCAGATCAGTCATACCTCTTGGAACCTAGAATAAGAGAATAGCAAGAACCGTGAGTGTGCATAGACCTCAGAGAAAATTTCCAGGAGCTTGTGGTTTCACATGTGGGGAGGAAAAATTAACATATTAGAATGACTCTTCTCTTCCACCTGACTCTTCTTAATACTAAAATGCCATGAGTAAAGCTGAGGGGAGATTGGACTGTGACACGCCTGCTCTGAGCAGAGCTCTACTGAATGGCAAAAGCAAGAGGTTTTGGTGAAATAGTGAAATGATATCCCCTCCCACTGTCCAAGCCAATCCCATTAGCCAGGAGGGTAGAATCTCTTATCCTGGATGTATATCCTCaattcttccatctttctttaGATAACAGGGTTTTTGGGCCCTCTGCCTTTTTTGTAGCTCTTAGGCACTCTGACTTTCAGTTCAGTGCTTTTCCCACAACCCAATGGTGGGAAGCATGTTGAGTTGGAGGGTAGGGACACCACCTTTAAGACTGTGAAGTTATAATAAGAGGCAGCATTGAGGGCTGGATCCAAGGTGCAGCTATTTGCCAGGTTCTTGAAGAAACGAGCACAGGTTGTACTTTTACTCTCCAGGAAACCTTAGAACACAAAGAATTAAGGGagtgataaaaaagaaagtctattttctttttatttaaaacaactttttttagggtttttttttttaaacgatttCTAAGAAagcctatttttcattttaattttctttaatttttttttaatgtttatttatttttgagagagagagacagacagacagcgtgagtggggtaggggcagagagagagggagacacagaatccgaagcaggctccaggctctgagctgtcagcacagagcccaaagcggggctcgaacccacgaaccatgagatcgtgacctgagtcgaagctggatgcttagctgactaagccacccaggcacccccaagaaaGCCTATTTTAAATTGAACAAAAAGGTTGGCACTTTTGTTTTGGACTCACCCGCAGGattgctctcagcacagagccccccagcACCAACTCCGGCAGGCTGCCTCAGCAAGCTGATTACAGACCACTTGGGGAAATATGTCAAAATGGGGTCCCCAGCCTGAATAAAGTACAGTATAAATTTATCCACAGTGAGATTGGACAGAACtctaccagaaaagaaaaagtagaaacaaaaattaactcaatgaCTTGTTAATATGGACAATACTGCCTTCTAAAAGAGTTGACAATGGTTTACCTAGTTGCAGCGGGGTACCTCAAAGATACCCCGTCAATTGTCAGCTATGAGGGAAAAACCACACCAAACAATCCCATCCCTATCCCCAGGCTCACCCTGTAAAAAGGTGGTGGCGACTGGGTTTGGAATGTTGAAGTGAATGATTCGCCTCCAAACTCTGTAGCCAAGGCCTGGAAGTTGGTTGCATTGACCTTTTGGAGCTTCTGGAAATAGTTTAATCttgctaggatttttttttttttttttttaatgaaaaggggtttagataaaagaaaaacatttattttaaaatatctggcATGCCAAGtaactacttaaaaaatattattgggGCATAATATATACAAAGCAAAGTATGCAAATGCACTCATCTTAAGTGTAAACCCAAAagattttttacatatttatatacttttattccCGCTACTCAGTGTAAGTTATAGAACATTTTCCCAGAAAACTCCCAATCAATAACACTCCACTTTCAAAGACAACAAGTGTGATTTTTATCGCCTTCTATTTTGTGTGTAATCTGTTAAAGGAATTATTGTTTTACTATTGACACCTAAGATAAGAATACGGCCAATGAATACCAGTCAGTTCCATGTCCTTAATGCCAGGAATGTGAGTGATTAGCAGACTGCGATGAAGACAGGAGGTTCAATAACGTTCACATTTGCCCCATATCAGATGAGTCTCTAGTACAACAAAAAGGTACTGTTTCCATCAGAACATGGCAAAGCTAGAGACAACATTCAATTTGTCctctccttcctgtttcttcttcttcttcttctttttttttaatgtttatttattgttgacacagagagacagagcatgagtggaggaggggtagagagagggagacacagaatctgaggcagactccaggctctgagctgtcagaccaatgagggactcaaactcacgagctgtgagatcatgacctgagccgaagccagaggctcaaccgactgaggcgcccaggcgccccatccttccTGTTTCTTCTAAACCTCAACTGACCAGTCCTGATAATAATGTTTCCACCTCTCAAGTAATTGGCtttatgtttccttcctttcacttCATAATGTCTACATTCAAAATTTCAGACACTCCAAAGTGGTATATTTTGTAACAATTCTATAACTTACATTAAACAAACATGTAAATCTATCTAAGTTCCTGTAGCCAGCTCCTTATGTCTAACAGGGATGACTGAAATTAAAGTTTTGTACAGGTTTTCTGATCCACAACCAACAGGGCATAAGAAATTGCAAACGTTCACTactaagagaaagagagggagcaggtggagaggTAGAAGAGGGCAGATGATGgaaattcaacagaaaaaaaaagttaaaaaaaaaaaagtccatacaTAAagccaactttcttttttttttttttttttaaattttttttttcaacgttttttatttatttttgggacagagagagacagagcatgaacgggggaggagcagagagagagggagacacagaatcggaaacaggctccaggctccgagccatcagcccagagcctgacgcggggctcgaactcacggaccgcgagatcgtgacctggctgaagtcggacgcttaaccgactgcgccacccaggcgcccctaaagccaACTTTCAACAAATGTTAGGTAACATGAACAGCCAATACATTTCTACTCACAGTTGTTCACAAGGACACAAAACTGCCTTACTCCACCTGAATCCATGAAAACTCTCGAAGGAAATGGGGAATTACTCCTGAAGATAAGAGAGTTGTCCACACACATCCAACTCGAAGACCTGAGAGGAAATAGGACGAAGaagagatacattaaaaaaaattttttttaacgtttatttatttttgagacagagagagacagagcatgaacgggggaggggcagagagagagggagacacagaattggaagcaggctccaggctccgagccatcagcccagagcccgatgtggggctcgaactcacggaccgtgagatcttgacctgacctgaagtcagaggcttaaccgactgagccacccaggcgccccgagatacaTTTAGAAGTGGAGGGTTTGGTCCAAAGGACGTGCCCCATGGATGTCAGTCAATGCCTAAGAGAGGCCTCCTTGGGCATCCATAGGACTACACAAAGGTCCTATTCTATCAGAGGGTCCTACTCTAGAGAATCCGAGGAGTAACTTCACTCCTGGGAAAAACCAAGGTAATTCCCCTTACAGAAGTGGAAGTGGGGGTGGAAGGCAGGAAGGATAACTCCTCCTACTTCCAAACATGACTTATTACAATTAGACCCTACAGGGTCTCAATCTCCTTTAGGATTCTACCGGCACACGGCAGCTCACCTCACGCTGCCCggaaggcagaaggagaaaaCCGTCCTCGGATGGAGAAGGTAGCAGTCCCTGTCGCAACAGCAATTTATGTCGCAGGTACCAGGAGTCAAGTCACAGACACAGACCGGTAAGGCTATGAAGGTAAAGCAGAGGGAATGGGGTGAGGATTCCCAAACTTCCGCGCGCGAATTCCCATCTTGCGACAGTCCCACTCCTCACTTAGTGGCAACCCACTTTTTCCACAGAATTTTAGATCTAAGGCAGTGGTTTTCCATCCCCACATCTCCTCCCCTCACCTGGGAAGAGGTCTACGGTCCCATTCTCAGGTGCAGAGGGGGTCACTACCGTAGGGCCCACCGTAGAGATTCCAGGCACAGGCCAGGGAGTTTCAGATCCCTCCGAGGATTGAAGGGTCCCTCCAGGCGACGCTGGCCCCACGTCCGAAGGGGTGGGTGCAGCCCCTGACGGAGAGGAAGGCTGAAGCCAGACGCCCTCGGGAACCATCAGGAAGAACACCTGCAGTAGCATGAGCTGCGAGATGCA encodes the following:
- the TCTN3 gene encoding tectonic-3 isoform X3 — its product is MCISQLMLLQVFFLMVPEGVWLQPSSPSGAAPTPSDVGPASPGGTLQSSEGSETPWPVPGISTVGPTVVTPSAPENGTVDLFPALPVCVCDLTPGTCDINCCCDRDCYLLHPRTVFSFCLPGSVRSSSWMCVDNSLIFRSNSPFPSRVFMDSGGVRQFCVLVNNSRLNYFQKLQKVNATNFQALATEFGGESFTSTFQTQSPPPFYRAGDPILTYFPKWSVISLLRQPAGVGAGGLCAESNPAGFLESKSTTCARFFKNLANSCTLDPALNAASYYNFTVLKVPRGMTDLQNTKVPVTLVSQAGSPLLSGNICQNVVSQVIYEIETNGTFGIQKVSVSFGQTNLTVEPDTSLQQHFLIRFRAFQQSTAASLTGPRSGNPGYIVGKPLLALTGDKSHSMTLLQSQGDGICSVKKHEVQFGVNAISGCKLRQKKVDCSHLQQEIYQTLHGKTSPEHVAIFGNADPAQKREWTRILSRNCSVSAMHCTSCCVIPVSLEIQVLWAYTGLQSNPQAHVSGARFLYQCQSIKDSQQVTEVALTTVVTFVDITQKPEPPRGQPRIDWKLPFDFFFPLKIALSRGVDSQKGSASLILILCLLVLGVLKLETK
- the TCTN3 gene encoding tectonic-3 isoform X4, whose amino-acid sequence is MCISQLMLLQVFFLMVPEGVWLQPSSPSGAAPTPSDVGPASPGGTLQSSEGSETPWPVPGISTVGPTVVTPSAPENGTVDLFPALPVCVCDLTPGTCDINCCCDRDCYLLHPRTVFSFCLPGSVRSSSWMCVDNSLIFRSNSPFPSRVFMDSGGVRQFCVLVNNSRLNYFQKLQKVNATNFQALATEFGGESFTSTFQTQSPPPFYRAGDPILTYFPKWSVISLLRQPAGVGAGGLCAESNPAGFLESKSTTCARFFKNLANSCTLDPALNAASYYNFTVLKVPRGMTDLQNTKFQVPVTLVSQAGSPLLSGNICQNVVSQVIYEIETNGTFGIQKVSVSFGQTNLTVEPDTSLQQHFLIRFRMTLLQSQGDGICSVKKHEVQFGVNAISGCKLRQKKVDCSHLQQEIYQTLHGKTSPEHVAIFGNADPAQKREWTRILSRNCSVSAMHCTSCCVIPVSLEIQVLWAYTGLQSNPQAHVSGARFLYQCQSIKDSQQVTEVALTTVVTFVDITQKPEPPRGQPRIDWKLPFDFFFPLKIALSRGVDSQKGSASLILILCLLVLGVLKLETK
- the TCTN3 gene encoding tectonic-3 isoform X2 translates to MCISQLMLLQVFFLMVPEGVWLQPSSPSGAAPTPSDVGPASPGGTLQSSEGSETPWPVPGISTVGPTVVTPSAPENGTVDLFPALPVCVCDLTPGTCDINCCCDRDCYLLHPRTVFSFCLPGSVRSSSWMCVDNSLIFRSNSPFPSRVFMDSGGVRQFCVLVNNSRLNYFQKLQKVNATNFQALATEFGGESFTSTFQTQSPPPFYRAGDPILTYFPKWSVISLLRQPAGVGAGGLCAESNPAGFLESKSTTCARFFKNLANSCTLDPALNAASYYNFTVLKVPRGMTDLQNTKFQVPVTLVSQAGSPLLSGNICQNVVSQVIYEIETNGTFGIQKVSVSFGQTNLTVEPDTSLQQHFLIRFRAFQQSTAASLTGPRSGNPGYIVGKPLLALTGDKSHSMTLLQSQGDGICSVKKHEVQFGVNAISGCKLRQKKVDCSHLQQEIYQTLHGKTSPEHVAIFGNADPAQKREWTRILSRNCSVSAMHCTSCCVIPVSLEIQVLWAYTGLQSNPQAHVSGARFLYQCQSIKVSYGEVALTTVVTFVDITQKPEPPRGQPRIDWKLPFDFFFPLKIALSRGVDSQKGSASLILILCLLVLGVLKLETK
- the TCTN3 gene encoding tectonic-3 isoform X5, with protein sequence MCISQLMLLQVFFLMVPEGVWLQPSSPSGAAPTPSDVGPASPGGTLQSSEGSETPWPVPGISTVGPTVVTPSAPENGTVDLFPALPVCVCDLTPGTCDINCCCDRDCYLLHPRTVFSFCLPGSVRSSSWMCVDNSLIFRSNSPFPSRVFMDSGGVRQFCVLVNNSRLNYFQKLQKVNATNFQALATEFGGESFTSTFQTQSPPPFYRAGDPILTYFPKWSVISLLRQPAGVGAGGLCAESNPAGFLESKSTTCARFFKNLANSCTLDPALNAASYYNFTVLKVPRGMTDLQNTKFQVPVTLVSQAGSPLLSGNICQNVVSQVIYEIETNGTFGIQKVSVSFGQTNLTVEPDTSLQQHFLIRFRAFQQSTAASLTGPRSGNPGYIVGKPLLALTGDKSHSMTLLQSQGDGICSVKKHEVQFGVNAISGCKLRQKKVDCSHLQQEIYQTLHGKTSPEHVAIFGNADPAQKREWTRILSRNCSVSAMHCTSCCVIPVSLEIQVLWAYTGLQSNPQAHVSGARFLYQCQSIKGK
- the TCTN3 gene encoding tectonic-3 isoform X1 is translated as MCISQLMLLQVFFLMVPEGVWLQPSSPSGAAPTPSDVGPASPGGTLQSSEGSETPWPVPGISTVGPTVVTPSAPENGTVDLFPALPVCVCDLTPGTCDINCCCDRDCYLLHPRTVFSFCLPGSVRSSSWMCVDNSLIFRSNSPFPSRVFMDSGGVRQFCVLVNNSRLNYFQKLQKVNATNFQALATEFGGESFTSTFQTQSPPPFYRAGDPILTYFPKWSVISLLRQPAGVGAGGLCAESNPAGFLESKSTTCARFFKNLANSCTLDPALNAASYYNFTVLKVPRGMTDLQNTKFQVPVTLVSQAGSPLLSGNICQNVVSQVIYEIETNGTFGIQKVSVSFGQTNLTVEPDTSLQQHFLIRFRAFQQSTAASLTGPRSGNPGYIVGKPLLALTGDKSHSMTLLQSQGDGICSVKKHEVQFGVNAISGCKLRQKKVDCSHLQQEIYQTLHGKTSPEHVAIFGNADPAQKREWTRILSRNCSVSAMHCTSCCVIPVSLEIQVLWAYTGLQSNPQAHVSGARFLYQCQSIKDSQQVTEVALTTVVTFVDITQKPEPPRGQPRIDWKLPFDFFFPLKIALSRGVDSQKGSASLILILCLLVLGVLKLETK